The following proteins are co-located in the Pseudomonadota bacterium genome:
- the glgC gene encoding glucose-1-phosphate adenylyltransferase, giving the protein MRSPGARFVSRLTNNTMALVLAGGRGERLGVLTDWRTKPAVPFGGKFRIIDFTLSNCMHSGINKVCVLTQYKSHSLIRHLIEAWTKINNERGDFLDIVPAQQWTDDETWFQGTADAVFQSLDIIESHGPDYVIILAGDHIYKMDYGEMLAEHVNTGADFTVACMTVDVEQAAKQFGVMGVNENGRILDFEEKPANPKTIPGQKNKALVSMGVYVVSQDYLAARLREDAKLQGSSHDFGRDVIPEGLRRGDHFHAHRFQNPTNDDPPYWRDVGTVDGYYEANMELVTPNPPLDLYDPIWSTVTHQRQLAPTLFNCPDGARLIESTMVSSGCVIVNSEVRQSILFSDVRVDDGCNLDGVLALPGCRIGAGSRLRNVILDNRCEVPPGTIVGFDAKKDSKSYNITDNGIALINRRMLGQGLSYKPEASS; this is encoded by the coding sequence ATGAGATCGCCCGGAGCTAGGTTTGTTAGTCGATTAACAAATAACACTATGGCGTTGGTATTGGCGGGAGGCCGCGGTGAGCGCTTAGGCGTTTTAACTGACTGGAGAACCAAGCCAGCAGTACCATTTGGCGGTAAATTTAGGATTATTGATTTCACGCTTTCAAACTGCATGCACTCTGGAATCAATAAAGTTTGTGTTTTAACGCAATACAAATCGCACTCTTTAATTCGGCATCTCATAGAAGCATGGACTAAAATTAACAACGAACGAGGTGATTTTTTAGATATTGTTCCAGCACAACAATGGACAGACGACGAAACATGGTTTCAAGGAACAGCAGATGCTGTTTTTCAATCCCTCGACATAATTGAAAGTCATGGGCCAGACTATGTTATTATTTTGGCGGGCGATCATATCTACAAAATGGACTACGGAGAAATGCTTGCCGAGCACGTAAATACAGGCGCTGATTTCACTGTAGCATGTATGACGGTAGACGTAGAACAGGCAGCAAAACAATTCGGTGTAATGGGAGTTAACGAGAATGGCCGAATTTTAGATTTTGAAGAAAAGCCAGCAAACCCGAAAACTATCCCCGGTCAAAAAAATAAGGCGCTGGTTAGCATGGGGGTGTATGTGGTGTCTCAAGATTACCTGGCCGCTCGATTGCGTGAGGATGCAAAACTACAGGGTTCTAGCCATGATTTTGGTCGCGATGTAATTCCAGAAGGTTTACGGCGTGGTGATCATTTCCATGCTCATCGATTCCAAAATCCTACAAACGATGATCCACCCTACTGGCGAGACGTTGGCACTGTTGATGGTTATTATGAAGCCAACATGGAATTAGTCACACCGAATCCCCCATTAGACCTCTATGATCCCATTTGGTCCACGGTCACACATCAACGGCAACTAGCCCCTACCCTATTCAATTGTCCGGACGGTGCCAGATTAATAGAGTCGACAATGGTGAGCAGCGGTTGTGTGATTGTAAACTCGGAGGTTCGACAATCAATATTATTTTCGGATGTAAGGGTGGATGACGGCTGTAATTTGGATGGAGTGCTGGCTCTGCCTGGTTGCCGAATAGGCGCAGGATCGAGACTGAGAAATGTTATTCTTGATAATCGCTGTGAAGTCCCTCCTGGCACGATCGTCGGGTTTGATGCGAAAAAAGATTCAAAATCTTACAACATCACCGACAATGGCATTGCCCTTATAAACCGGAGAATGCTGGGTCAAGGTCTTAGTTACAAACCAGAGGCATCGAGCTGA
- a CDS encoding DUF4922 domain-containing protein: MDYEISWSNLNAKLQTIAMTSGGLSAALDELEIHQRKSGFIQDDLQNVRRLVFGHPTNTDLNFRVQLNPKRAQRHGGAGVAHPPPGEESLNNGCFLCRENIRWQQGQRQIGFEIEASGGIYYAWMNPFPLLPNHVVVASQTHIPQGLQLFSNKSEDLKLERVLTDLCETAMQLPNHVGFYNGIGAGASIPGHLHFQFFRRAPEAPKFPLEERLFQETKSDDAPDFILDYPISVVRWRGQLTAVVLKARDWITRWASVNDFEQERLTANFVATFSNECDELNLYFVPRHRDKQFWNGDKGIVGGLEVLGELVMASSDECALVENGTVDYGFIENALSFVSTPVSLLDS, from the coding sequence ATGGATTATGAAATTTCTTGGTCTAATTTAAACGCTAAATTACAGACCATAGCTATGACAAGCGGAGGTCTGAGTGCCGCACTGGATGAATTAGAAATTCATCAGAGAAAAAGCGGATTTATACAAGATGACCTGCAGAATGTTCGGCGTTTGGTATTTGGGCACCCCACAAACACGGACCTTAATTTCCGGGTCCAGCTCAATCCAAAACGCGCACAGCGGCACGGAGGCGCCGGAGTTGCACATCCGCCCCCGGGCGAGGAAAGTCTTAATAATGGGTGTTTTCTATGTCGTGAGAACATTCGGTGGCAACAAGGCCAGCGTCAAATTGGCTTTGAAATAGAAGCTAGTGGAGGTATCTATTACGCTTGGATGAATCCCTTTCCACTTCTTCCTAATCATGTTGTGGTAGCTTCGCAGACCCATATTCCGCAAGGATTACAGTTGTTCAGTAATAAGTCGGAAGACTTAAAGTTGGAGCGGGTTTTAACAGATCTTTGCGAAACAGCCATGCAACTCCCTAATCACGTTGGTTTTTATAACGGGATCGGGGCAGGGGCTTCTATACCTGGGCACTTGCATTTTCAGTTCTTTCGCAGAGCTCCTGAGGCGCCAAAATTTCCTCTTGAAGAACGATTATTTCAAGAAACAAAAAGTGATGATGCCCCAGATTTTATATTAGACTATCCGATTTCAGTTGTGCGATGGCGCGGCCAGTTAACTGCGGTAGTTTTAAAGGCTAGAGATTGGATTACGCGATGGGCTAGCGTTAACGACTTCGAACAAGAGCGTTTAACTGCCAATTTTGTTGCAACGTTCTCAAATGAATGTGACGAGCTAAATCTTTATTTCGTTCCACGTCATCGAGACAAACAATTTTGGAATGGCGACAAAGGAATTGTTGGGGGGTTAGAGGTATTAGGCGAACTGGTAATGGCAAGCAGTGACGAATGTGCTTTGGTTGAAAATGGAACAGTTGACTACGGTTTTATTGAAAATGCACTGTCTTTTGTGAGTACACCAGTATCCCTGTTAGATAGCTAA
- a CDS encoding ferredoxin--NADP reductase produces MDAQTLKLPDSLSLTTIENIQHWTDSLFSFRAARPASFRFRSGEFIMLGLPVEGKPLLRAYSVASPFWDEGLDFYSIKVQDGPLTSRLQHIKPGDELILGKKPTGTLVLDCLKPGKRLFLFSTGTGIAPFASIIRDPETYEAYDQVILTHTCRQVADLQYGVELINGLKTDPLLSETVLDRVTYYGTTTQEENEYTGRITNLINTGKFFKDLDIDILNPETDRVMICGSMEMIKDTAAIVEEAGLQEGSNSKPGDYVIEKAFAE; encoded by the coding sequence ATGGATGCCCAAACACTCAAATTACCGGACTCCTTAAGTCTAACCACTATCGAAAACATCCAACATTGGACGGATTCACTTTTCTCATTCCGTGCAGCTAGACCCGCTAGTTTTCGGTTTCGATCAGGTGAATTTATAATGTTGGGGCTTCCGGTGGAGGGCAAACCGCTGCTTCGAGCCTATTCAGTCGCAAGTCCATTTTGGGATGAAGGGCTCGATTTTTATTCAATTAAAGTTCAGGATGGGCCCCTAACATCTCGGCTACAACATATCAAACCTGGTGATGAACTTATCCTGGGTAAGAAACCAACTGGCACTCTCGTTCTAGATTGTCTCAAGCCCGGCAAAAGGCTATTTTTGTTTTCGACAGGGACAGGGATAGCTCCATTCGCGAGCATTATACGAGACCCAGAGACCTATGAGGCTTATGATCAGGTGATTTTAACCCACACGTGTCGCCAAGTTGCAGATTTACAATATGGAGTAGAGCTTATTAATGGGTTGAAGACCGATCCATTATTATCTGAAACAGTCCTCGATCGCGTTACTTATTATGGCACAACAACCCAAGAAGAAAATGAGTATACCGGCAGAATTACGAACCTTATAAACACGGGTAAGTTCTTTAAAGATCTCGATATTGATATTCTCAACCCAGAAACAGACCGAGTAATGATTTGCGGCTCCATGGAGATGATAAAGGATACTGCTGCAATCGTTGAGGAAGCCGGGCTACAAGAAGGATCAAATAGTAAACCTGGTGATTATGTCATTGAAAAAGCTTTTGCCGAATGA
- a CDS encoding glycosyltransferase: protein MHIIFLNPQGNFDQKDSYLTEHPDFGGQLVYVKELALAMAELGHNVDIVTRRIRDNEWPEFAADQERYQSSPETLRILRFPCGGDKFLEKEQLWPHIPELITNMLNFYGKMRPDFVTAHYADGGYGAALTQIKTGIPFTFTGHSLGAQKLDKLGTNKINWPRMEARFNFSKRIAAERISMQNAARIIVSTGQEKEEQYSHHLYSNAINSSDRSRFAITPPGVNESIFSTRETELDNQIKPKLEAEFGEDARPGIVISSRLDEKKNIIGILKAVAETRQLSEKALLILCVRGIECPERDICKLSKSEQSVLKEILEFLATANIRQQTHFLNIGSQLELAATYRFFAQRGSVFALTSLYEPFGLAPIEAAATGLAPVVTKNGGPSEIFADGSGILVDPLVPSSIGQGLMDGLERHYELSQAAMRRVKEVYTWQNTAAGYLSVIESVGTAKNLNTEEEPLRLDENKRIIKYLEGQA from the coding sequence ATGCACATTATTTTTTTAAACCCACAAGGTAATTTTGACCAAAAAGACAGTTACTTGACCGAACACCCAGACTTTGGCGGTCAATTGGTTTATGTAAAAGAATTAGCACTAGCGATGGCTGAACTAGGTCATAATGTGGACATAGTTACACGTCGCATCCGAGACAATGAATGGCCAGAATTTGCTGCAGATCAGGAAAGGTATCAATCGTCTCCCGAAACACTGAGGATTTTACGTTTTCCATGCGGCGGGGATAAATTTCTAGAAAAAGAGCAACTATGGCCGCATATTCCGGAACTAATTACAAACATGCTCAATTTTTATGGGAAAATGAGGCCTGACTTTGTAACAGCGCATTATGCCGACGGCGGCTATGGGGCGGCATTAACACAAATAAAAACGGGCATTCCATTTACATTTACCGGGCATTCCTTAGGTGCACAAAAACTTGATAAATTGGGAACGAATAAGATCAATTGGCCGAGGATGGAGGCTCGGTTTAATTTCTCTAAGCGCATAGCGGCCGAACGAATTAGCATGCAAAATGCCGCACGTATTATTGTCTCTACTGGACAGGAAAAAGAAGAGCAATACTCACATCATCTTTATAGCAATGCGATAAATAGCTCTGACAGGTCAAGATTTGCGATAACTCCCCCCGGTGTAAATGAAAGCATATTCAGTACAAGAGAAACAGAACTTGATAATCAAATAAAGCCAAAGTTGGAAGCAGAGTTCGGAGAAGACGCTAGGCCGGGTATAGTGATTTCAAGTCGTCTTGATGAAAAAAAGAATATAATAGGGATATTAAAGGCAGTTGCAGAAACTAGGCAGTTGTCAGAGAAAGCACTGTTAATTTTATGTGTTAGAGGGATAGAATGCCCCGAACGAGACATTTGTAAACTTAGTAAATCTGAGCAAAGCGTATTAAAAGAAATATTAGAGTTTCTTGCCACTGCAAATATTCGTCAGCAAACACATTTTCTTAATATCGGATCGCAACTCGAGTTGGCAGCGACTTATCGTTTCTTTGCTCAACGCGGCTCTGTATTTGCCCTTACTTCCTTGTACGAACCATTTGGCTTAGCACCCATCGAGGCTGCCGCGACAGGGTTGGCCCCGGTCGTGACAAAAAATGGAGGACCGTCGGAAATTTTTGCGGATGGGTCGGGTATACTGGTGGACCCACTTGTTCCTAGCAGTATCGGGCAAGGTTTAATGGATGGGCTGGAGCGCCATTACGAATTATCGCAAGCGGCCATGCGTCGGGTAAAGGAAGTTTATACATGGCAAAATACAGCTGCCGGCTACCTTTCAGTGATAGAAAGCGTCGGAACTGCAAAGAACTTAAATACAGAAGAAGAACCGCTAAGATTGGACGAAAATAAACGCATCATAAAATATCTGGAAGGACAAGCTTAA